The following are encoded together in the Hyalangium minutum genome:
- a CDS encoding class I SAM-dependent methyltransferase: MVQAQPAQQQRYSYASSPLDLVGRVREAQHLYRMWQQGADERVHVTLASLRQCEERLQEHFGIKLEGLELLDIGPGQQLKYMRALSVTNQVTGINTDIVPQGFYLRDYVELLRHSPMLRTAKTVTRKLLGWDTRFEKTLAQCVGVRGFPRLPLFRMDATRMTFPKESFDLVCSWSAFEHIDRPRTALEEVARVLRPGGIAYLLIHLYTSHSGSHDPRTFTSEGMAPPYWPHLRPGHRNTVRPNCYVNGVRLDAWKRMFQETMPGVRFIHERQEELLPHLHELKAQGELSDYSDEELLTACLVGVWRKPHSR; the protein is encoded by the coding sequence ATGGTCCAGGCACAGCCTGCTCAGCAGCAGCGGTACTCTTACGCGTCGAGTCCTCTGGATCTCGTCGGCCGGGTGCGCGAGGCGCAACACCTCTATCGCATGTGGCAGCAGGGCGCGGACGAGCGGGTGCACGTCACACTTGCCTCCCTTCGGCAATGCGAGGAGCGCCTCCAAGAGCACTTCGGAATCAAACTCGAGGGGCTCGAGCTCCTGGATATCGGGCCTGGTCAGCAGCTCAAGTACATGCGAGCGCTCTCCGTCACGAATCAGGTGACCGGTATCAACACGGACATCGTCCCCCAGGGCTTCTACTTGCGCGACTACGTGGAACTGCTCCGCCATAGCCCCATGCTGCGCACCGCCAAGACAGTCACTCGGAAGCTCCTCGGTTGGGACACTCGCTTCGAGAAGACCCTCGCGCAGTGCGTCGGCGTCCGGGGGTTCCCGCGCCTACCCCTGTTCCGCATGGACGCCACGCGGATGACCTTCCCCAAGGAGTCCTTCGATCTCGTCTGCTCGTGGTCGGCGTTCGAGCACATTGACAGGCCGAGGACCGCGCTGGAGGAGGTGGCTCGGGTCTTGCGCCCCGGAGGCATCGCCTACCTGCTGATCCACCTCTACACGAGCCACAGTGGAAGCCACGACCCGCGCACCTTCACGAGCGAGGGAATGGCTCCTCCGTACTGGCCGCACCTTCGTCCCGGTCACCGGAATACGGTGCGGCCGAACTGCTACGTGAACGGGGTGCGCCTCGACGCATGGAAGCGGATGTTCCAGGAGACGATGCCCGGCGTGCGCTTCATCCACGAGCGGCAGGAGGAACTCCTGCCGCATCTCCACGAGCTGAAGGCGCAGGGCGAGCTCTCGGACTACTCGGATGAAGAGCTGCTCACGGCCTGTTTGGTGGGTGTCTGGCGGAAGCCGCACTCCAGGTAG